Proteins encoded within one genomic window of Lysinibacillus louembei:
- a CDS encoding ABC transporter substrate-binding protein — protein MKNKLAFLLVAVVLLLAACGTGSNNGSSTGTEDKETSQDTKKYKIGVTQIVEHPSLDAAYKGFQAAFADAGIEAEFIYQTANGDNNANMSIAQKLVGDQVDLIFANSTPSAQAAKSATSDIPIVFTSVTDAIDAQLIHSMEEPGGNVTGTIDLHPDTIANTVAFMKNELGAKKVGTVYNSGEQNSVAQIAQVKQALANEGLELVEASVATSAEVKQATESLVGKVDALYIVTDNTVVSALESVIDVAKVNSLPTMVGELDSVARGGLGAYGFEYYDIGYEAGQMAIQILQDGKSPSEVPAAYPANLKLVINKSVADALGLEIKDTWNAEVK, from the coding sequence ATGAAAAACAAATTAGCATTTTTACTAGTAGCCGTCGTTTTGTTACTAGCGGCATGTGGGACTGGCTCAAACAATGGGTCATCTACAGGTACAGAGGACAAAGAAACATCACAAGATACAAAAAAATATAAAATTGGGGTAACACAAATCGTTGAGCATCCATCGCTTGATGCAGCATATAAAGGGTTTCAGGCTGCATTTGCCGATGCAGGTATTGAGGCAGAATTTATTTATCAGACAGCAAACGGTGACAATAATGCCAATATGTCAATCGCTCAAAAGCTAGTAGGGGATCAAGTTGATTTAATTTTTGCAAACTCCACACCGTCTGCACAAGCAGCAAAAAGTGCAACATCCGATATTCCAATCGTCTTTACCTCTGTAACAGATGCAATTGATGCGCAATTAATTCATTCAATGGAAGAGCCAGGGGGCAATGTCACAGGTACAATTGACTTACATCCAGATACAATTGCTAACACAGTAGCATTTATGAAAAATGAACTAGGTGCGAAAAAAGTTGGGACAGTATATAACTCTGGTGAGCAAAACTCTGTTGCACAAATTGCACAGGTAAAACAAGCACTAGCTAATGAAGGTTTAGAATTAGTAGAAGCATCAGTAGCAACATCTGCTGAGGTGAAGCAAGCGACAGAATCATTAGTAGGTAAAGTAGATGCGCTTTATATTGTTACAGATAATACAGTTGTTTCAGCTTTAGAATCTGTTATCGATGTAGCGAAAGTGAACAGCCTACCAACAATGGTAGGAGAACTTGATTCAGTAGCACGTGGTGGCTTAGGTGCATATGGCTTTGAATATTATGATATCGGCTATGAAGCAGGGCAAATGGCGATTCAAATTTTACAAGATGGCAAATCACCAAGTGAAGTACCAGCAGCATACCCTGCAAATTTAAAATTAGTAATCAATAAAAGTGTAGCAGATGCATTAGGTCTTGAAATTAAAGATACTTGGAATGCGGAAGTGAAATAA
- a CDS encoding nuclease-related domain-containing protein: MIVMCRKMPEQLLFLETLLQRNADFYEQYQSVNAGYIGELRVDREWADIFLKQKHYLFYDYQLTNKANFTHQIDTLFICRSFILLIEVKHIVGRLDFEEQTHQFIRTKNDGTQNVYRNPIDQVERHRLLMETLLLQWGVELPVIPAIVVTTPSSHIATTPPQYLIFHVTGLRTKLQQLFEKYPPIITSNQLSYLKEQLLASYKRKPFVRLTIPPNTIMGALCPTCQPAIRMQHWRGKTFQCPCCEMRVNDAILKGLRDYKILVSDKITNSEFRQFFGIRDVKVAGNLLAQLNLERIGERKKREYMIPNEVTWNKL, translated from the coding sequence ATGATTGTTATGTGTAGAAAAATGCCAGAACAATTGCTATTTTTAGAGACATTGCTGCAAAGAAATGCAGACTTTTATGAGCAATATCAGAGTGTGAATGCGGGATACATAGGAGAGCTTCGAGTAGACCGTGAATGGGCTGATATATTTTTAAAGCAGAAGCATTATCTTTTTTATGATTATCAACTAACAAACAAAGCGAATTTTACGCATCAAATTGACACCTTGTTTATTTGTCGCTCCTTTATTTTATTAATTGAAGTAAAGCATATTGTTGGGCGGCTCGATTTTGAAGAACAGACACATCAATTTATCCGCACTAAAAATGATGGTACGCAAAATGTTTACCGAAATCCAATCGATCAGGTTGAACGCCATCGCCTACTGATGGAAACACTCCTATTACAATGGGGAGTTGAGCTTCCTGTAATTCCAGCTATCGTTGTGACGACTCCCTCATCACACATTGCTACAACGCCACCTCAATATTTGATTTTCCACGTGACCGGCTTACGTACAAAGCTACAACAGCTTTTTGAAAAATATCCTCCTATAATTACAAGCAATCAATTAAGTTACTTAAAGGAACAATTACTAGCAAGCTATAAAAGAAAACCGTTTGTTAGGTTGACGATTCCACCAAACACAATAATGGGTGCATTATGTCCAACTTGTCAGCCTGCCATCCGCATGCAGCATTGGCGTGGCAAAACCTTTCAATGTCCATGCTGTGAAATGCGTGTAAATGATGCAATTTTAAAAGGTTTACGTGATTATAAAATATTAGTGAGTGACAAGATTACAAATAGTGAATTTCGGCAGTTTTTTGGTATACGGGATGTGAAAGTGGCAGGGAATTTATTAGCTCAGCTTAATTTAGAGAGGATTGGAGAACGCAAAAAAAGAGAGTATATGATTCCTAATGAGGTAACGTGGAATAAACTCTGA
- a CDS encoding distal tail protein Dit, with the protein MIIELENGTRYDIANYSLKRLFHDIPSVEIAHTIQSVEGNGDIVTASNFKQRVITVRFLYIVQDIYDYYLLRDELNALFLQEKPFYIIFKREPYKRYKVRLMQQLSMEPSTHMNSFDVQFRMENLFAESVGTSLNLQSTKQWDADLWGWGMGIDWDKTYSYEHSSNHFSIENIGNALIDPRQHELEIIVKANAASYLQITNQTTGDVYKYGGTLTVNDTLVLKGIQTLKNGLSVFKETNKKLISLAPGQNIFTVEGGTIQSIAFNFRFLYM; encoded by the coding sequence ATGATTATCGAACTAGAAAATGGCACTCGTTATGATATTGCCAACTATAGTTTAAAAAGGCTTTTTCATGATATTCCCTCTGTTGAAATAGCACACACCATTCAATCTGTGGAAGGCAATGGCGATATTGTCACAGCGAGCAATTTTAAACAACGTGTCATTACTGTGAGATTTTTATATATCGTACAGGATATTTATGATTATTATTTACTGCGCGATGAATTGAATGCTTTATTTTTACAGGAGAAGCCATTTTATATCATTTTTAAAAGAGAGCCTTATAAACGCTATAAGGTTCGTTTAATGCAGCAGCTATCTATGGAGCCTTCCACACATATGAACAGCTTTGATGTGCAATTTCGGATGGAAAACTTATTTGCTGAATCGGTAGGAACATCCTTAAATTTACAAAGCACGAAACAATGGGATGCCGATTTATGGGGATGGGGCATGGGAATAGATTGGGATAAAACATACAGCTATGAACATAGCTCAAATCATTTCAGTATTGAAAACATTGGCAATGCATTGATTGATCCACGTCAGCATGAGCTTGAAATTATAGTGAAGGCAAACGCCGCATCTTATTTGCAAATAACGAATCAAACAACGGGCGATGTTTATAAATATGGCGGCACATTAACCGTAAACGATACGCTAGTATTAAAAGGGATACAAACATTGAAAAATGGTTTGTCGGTATTTAAAGAGACAAATAAAAAGCTAATTTCCTTAGCACCTGGACAAAATATATTCACAGTGGAGGGCGGTACGATTCAAAGTATCGCTTTTAATTTTAGATTCTTATATATGTAA
- a CDS encoding phage tail protein, whose translation MFYVTNLDGSQVEPLINIGSDFKMEQAIDGTLTVSFSCFPSNNNDGYELLQAESMVTIMDYDFRVKQLSHTAQIKTVTAISIFYDHAKTQQHNIFNSSSTLQNYINFALQGTEWEATIDRSIANLISDIGKFGNDNVVSLITKICKVFQCEYLILPNKRLYFAKQIGGDYDYQYRYKHNVSSVVRKEDTANLTTVMRGYGKDGLEVIYRSPKADIFGELEAEPIHDEQFTNAQAFKEYMASQIQDEPELVIESAIPELTKREIGERVWLIYEPLNIEMQTRILQQIFILQNGQLVTSSIVLGNTTNKSSTDLFVEQQEKLKETKEKLTETKTELKESIDEAKKEFQSKIEQTDNQIKFEVEELEKSIAAIDVKADHINISVNNRITDEMAVINFKADNINISVNNRITNEVAEINARANEINLSVKDLEYNTNASIGIMQHNISSKVSQTDYNGNTIASLINQTATDVTIQANRINLNGAVIVNGTISGATSINVQESIVIGTTLQIGQNWQSTYPKAIRFAGQYSTAGIAYNGGSLVISATNGIELNAEYIRVVGRLDANVQNAVSANSINGYTMTYTSTGGKKYITFRQNGSYLGQVEIN comes from the coding sequence TTGTTTTATGTAACAAACTTAGATGGGTCACAGGTAGAGCCTTTAATAAACATCGGCAGCGATTTTAAAATGGAACAAGCAATAGACGGCACTTTGACAGTGTCGTTTTCTTGTTTTCCTAGTAATAATAATGATGGCTATGAATTGCTACAAGCTGAATCTATGGTTACGATAATGGATTATGATTTTCGTGTGAAGCAGCTTAGCCATACAGCACAAATTAAGACAGTAACAGCTATTAGTATATTTTATGACCATGCAAAAACACAGCAGCATAATATTTTCAATAGTAGTTCTACACTACAAAATTATATTAACTTTGCACTCCAAGGAACTGAGTGGGAAGCTACAATAGATCGTAGTATTGCTAATTTAATTAGTGATATAGGAAAGTTTGGTAATGATAATGTCGTTTCATTAATCACGAAAATCTGTAAAGTATTTCAATGCGAATATTTGATTTTACCAAATAAAAGGCTGTATTTTGCTAAGCAAATCGGTGGAGATTATGATTATCAATATCGTTATAAGCATAATGTTTCAAGTGTTGTGCGAAAAGAGGATACAGCGAATCTAACAACGGTTATGCGTGGCTATGGAAAAGATGGGCTAGAGGTAATTTATAGGTCGCCAAAAGCTGATATTTTTGGGGAGCTAGAGGCAGAGCCTATTCATGATGAGCAATTTACTAATGCTCAAGCATTCAAAGAATATATGGCGAGCCAAATCCAGGATGAGCCAGAGCTAGTCATTGAATCAGCCATTCCAGAGCTGACAAAACGAGAAATTGGTGAGCGTGTATGGCTAATATACGAGCCGTTAAATATTGAAATGCAGACACGTATATTACAGCAGATATTCATTTTACAAAATGGTCAGCTAGTGACTTCCTCTATTGTCCTTGGCAATACAACAAATAAATCTTCTACAGATTTATTTGTTGAGCAGCAAGAAAAGCTGAAGGAAACGAAAGAGAAATTAACGGAAACAAAAACGGAATTGAAAGAAAGCATTGATGAAGCAAAAAAGGAATTTCAAAGCAAAATTGAGCAAACAGACAATCAAATTAAATTTGAAGTGGAGGAGCTAGAAAAATCTATTGCTGCTATCGATGTAAAAGCTGACCATATTAATATATCAGTAAACAATCGTATCACAGATGAAATGGCAGTCATAAATTTCAAGGCTGACAATATCAATATAAGTGTTAATAACCGTATAACAAATGAAGTGGCAGAGATCAATGCTCGTGCAAATGAAATTAACCTATCCGTAAAAGATTTAGAATATAATACAAATGCGTCTATTGGTATTATGCAACATAATATTAGCTCAAAGGTCTCGCAGACGGACTATAATGGTAATACAATTGCATCATTGATTAACCAAACCGCTACAGATGTGACGATTCAAGCGAATCGCATTAACCTCAACGGTGCTGTCATAGTTAATGGCACAATAAGTGGTGCTACATCTATAAATGTTCAAGAGAGCATCGTTATAGGAACGACATTACAAATTGGTCAAAATTGGCAATCTACTTATCCGAAAGCAATTCGATTTGCTGGACAATATAGTACAGCAGGTATTGCATACAATGGGGGCAGCTTAGTAATTAGTGCAACAAATGGAATTGAATTAAATGCTGAGTATATTCGAGTTGTAGGTAGACTGGACGCAAATGTACAAAATGCAGTATCTGCAAATTCAATAAACGGTTACACAATGACCTATACCTCAACCGGAGGAAAAAAATATATCACCTTCAGACAAAATGGTAGCTATTTAGGACAAGTAGAAATTAATTAA
- a CDS encoding ABC transporter permease, with translation MFTALFGSVEQGIIYAIMALGVYLTFRVLDFPDLTVDGSFVTGAATAAMMIVLGYHPILATLVAIVAGFIAGCMTGLLHTKGKINPLLSGILMMIALWSINLRIMGLTADNTIGRSNIPLLNEETIFTKFYAFWSNLGIDDALNNMLASMGIAPVPATWGILLVVIIITVIIKLIVDWFLKTEVGLAIRATGDNKRMIRSFSANTDRLIILGLGISNALVAFSGALIAQYAKYADIGLGIGMIVIGLASVIIGEAIFGTKTIFRTTLAVVVGAIIYRIIYAIALRIDWLDTGDMKLITAVIVILALVIPQIVNKRKQQKSKAKRLAERGGQPLA, from the coding sequence ATGTTTACAGCATTATTTGGCTCGGTGGAGCAAGGAATCATCTATGCAATTATGGCACTCGGAGTGTATTTAACATTCCGAGTGTTAGACTTTCCAGATTTAACGGTTGATGGAAGCTTTGTAACAGGTGCGGCGACAGCAGCGATGATGATTGTGCTCGGCTATCATCCAATACTCGCGACGTTAGTGGCAATTGTTGCAGGATTTATTGCAGGATGCATGACAGGCTTATTACACACCAAGGGAAAAATAAATCCATTGCTTTCAGGGATTTTAATGATGATTGCCCTATGGTCAATCAATTTGCGTATTATGGGATTAACAGCTGACAATACAATTGGTCGCTCCAACATCCCGTTATTGAACGAAGAAACGATTTTTACGAAGTTTTATGCATTTTGGAGTAATTTGGGAATCGACGATGCATTAAATAACATGCTAGCAAGCATGGGCATCGCACCAGTACCAGCAACATGGGGCATTTTATTAGTTGTCATTATTATTACGGTTATTATTAAACTGATTGTCGATTGGTTCTTAAAAACAGAGGTAGGGCTTGCGATTCGTGCAACAGGTGATAATAAGCGCATGATTCGCAGCTTCTCTGCCAATACAGACCGCCTCATTATTTTAGGGCTTGGTATTTCTAATGCGCTTGTTGCGTTTTCAGGTGCTTTAATCGCTCAATATGCAAAATATGCAGATATCGGGCTTGGTATCGGGATGATTGTTATTGGTTTAGCCTCTGTCATTATTGGGGAAGCCATTTTTGGTACGAAAACGATTTTCCGTACAACATTGGCTGTTGTTGTAGGGGCAATTATTTATCGTATTATTTACGCGATTGCACTACGCATCGATTGGTTAGACACAGGAGATATGAAATTAATTACAGCAGTCATTGTAATTTTAGCGCTAGTTATTCCGCAAATAGTCAATAAACGCAAGCAACAAAAAAGCAAGGCAAAACGCTTAGCAGAGCGGGGAGGTCAGCCACTTGCTTAA
- a CDS encoding M15 family metallopeptidase: protein MSISTTCRDVNELLPVAQRACKLLFQECYKAGIRNIFITETYRSQERQNYLYAQGRTRPGQIVTWTLDSKHKSRLAWDIAVGPPQSLHDVVTLNKVGAIARKLNITWGGDWLGSIDRPHFEVTGNWRLPKGHQLEDMMTIPSSSQAKEEIKMTGWNPASPAMQTAAELFLAQAVKEGIIQASHLKDLQNKQLTTDRLLGLFITINQRRNH from the coding sequence ATGAGTATTTCAACAACATGTCGGGATGTTAATGAGCTATTACCAGTAGCACAAAGAGCATGTAAATTGCTTTTTCAAGAATGTTATAAGGCTGGGATACGAAATATTTTTATAACGGAAACCTACCGCTCACAGGAAAGACAAAATTACTTGTATGCACAAGGGCGCACAAGGCCAGGACAGATTGTGACATGGACGCTTGATAGTAAGCATAAATCACGCTTAGCTTGGGATATCGCTGTTGGCCCACCACAATCACTGCATGATGTGGTTACTTTAAATAAAGTAGGGGCTATTGCCCGTAAGCTAAATATCACATGGGGTGGTGATTGGCTAGGGAGCATTGACCGTCCACATTTCGAGGTTACAGGAAATTGGCGGTTACCGAAGGGCCATCAGCTTGAAGATATGATGACAATACCTTCAAGTAGTCAAGCAAAGGAGGAGATAAAAATGACAGGATGGAATCCAGCAAGTCCAGCTATGCAAACAGCAGCAGAACTGTTTTTAGCACAAGCGGTAAAGGAAGGTATTATTCAAGCATCTCACTTAAAGGATTTGCAAAATAAGCAGTTAACGACAGATCGATTATTAGGGCTATTCATCACAATTAACCAACGACGTAATCACTAA
- a CDS encoding ABC transporter ATP-binding protein: MLKLQQINKIFNEGTPDEKVALNDINLHLASGDFVTIIGSNGAGKSTMMNMISGALTPDYGVVAIDGTDVTRLPEYKRSQYLGRVFQDPMAGTAPSMTIEENLAIAYSRNTKRSLRRGVDRERRDFFRTSLERLHLNLENRLNAKVGLLSGGERQALSLLMATFTKPAILLLDEHTAALDPSRAELITRLTKELVEADKLTTLMVTHNMQQALDLGNRLIMMDKGQIILQIDEETKPGLTIPDLMAEFERIRGEKMNSDRALLG; the protein is encoded by the coding sequence TTGCTTAAATTACAACAAATTAATAAGATTTTTAATGAAGGGACACCTGATGAAAAGGTTGCCTTAAATGATATCAATTTGCACTTAGCGTCAGGTGATTTCGTGACAATTATCGGGAGTAATGGTGCAGGTAAATCAACAATGATGAACATGATTTCAGGCGCATTAACACCAGATTATGGTGTTGTCGCAATTGATGGTACTGATGTTACACGTTTACCTGAATATAAGCGCTCACAATATTTGGGCCGCGTATTCCAAGACCCAATGGCAGGCACAGCACCATCAATGACAATTGAAGAAAACTTAGCGATTGCTTATTCACGTAATACAAAGCGTTCTTTGCGCCGTGGCGTAGACCGTGAGCGCCGTGATTTCTTCCGTACATCGCTTGAGCGACTACATTTAAATTTAGAAAACCGCCTGAATGCGAAAGTAGGATTATTATCAGGTGGCGAACGTCAGGCATTATCGCTATTAATGGCGACATTTACTAAGCCGGCGATTCTTTTGCTAGATGAGCATACAGCAGCGCTTGACCCATCACGCGCAGAGCTCATCACTCGCTTAACGAAGGAGCTAGTTGAAGCAGACAAGTTAACAACATTAATGGTGACACACAATATGCAGCAAGCTTTAGACTTAGGCAACCGACTCATTATGATGGACAAAGGCCAAATCATTTTACAAATCGATGAAGAAACAAAACCAGGTTTGACCATTCCTGATTTGATGGCAGAATTTGAGCGCATTCGTGGCGAAAAAATGAACTCTGACCGCGCGTTGTTAGGGTGA
- a CDS encoding phage holin family protein, whose product MEMIDYLQGFLESDSTKLIYILSCILFANILDTVVGWLNAKLNKKVKFSSSKAIFGVARKITLFVVLVYAIPVALLMPKPLGISALYALYIVYLLSEINSILNHFKLAEDDKSMDPFIEFFKGLLHREGK is encoded by the coding sequence ATGGAGATGATTGACTATTTGCAAGGCTTTTTAGAGTCAGATAGCACGAAGCTAATTTATATTTTATCGTGTATTTTGTTTGCCAACATTTTAGATACAGTAGTGGGCTGGCTGAATGCAAAATTGAATAAAAAGGTGAAATTTAGTAGCTCAAAGGCTATTTTTGGTGTGGCACGTAAAATTACTTTATTTGTTGTGTTAGTATATGCCATTCCCGTAGCGCTTCTAATGCCAAAGCCCTTAGGTATTAGTGCGTTATATGCGCTTTATATCGTTTATTTATTAAGTGAGATTAATTCGATTTTAAATCACTTTAAGCTAGCAGAGGATGATAAGAGCATGGACCCTTTTATTGAATTTTTCAAGGGCTTGCTACATCGTGAAGGGAAGTGA
- a CDS encoding phage tail protein — protein sequence MKSFGQEVPNSLAKLLEGTDVSLKQFQAWGQAVAKGGEDGASAMGEVSSWLQTIEDDSLKNSLAMEIFGTETGLQVNDMISVFQGLANAQDQTAENMQGVTDTINGVNADPLMRIADAGKQIKDSLQPVFEVIADFVGKIAEWVSNNASLVAAITAIAMTISILVGAFATLMPAIAGLVTAWPALAAAVGAILSPVGLVIAAIAGIGIALVAAYQNSETFRENVQNVFNQIKEVAVIVFEAVASFIGEKIALIKQFWDENGTQIMQAVENVFNTIKGVIDFVMPAIQFVIETVWTAIQNVINGALDIIMGAVKIFSGLFTGDFSAMWEGIKQLFSGAIELIIGWTTLTFFGGIKKIFTELAQAGISLLKGMWDNIASFFSTMGTTVSTTVSNFSLSIVNFFKGLGTNVINTVKNLWNNVVTSFSSLSTSVKETISTMASSVWQFVKDLSTNFFNTISTMKTNVINKMTEIKDGMLERITVLPEKFIEIGKNIIEGLIRGISNMAVNAIESITGVVDGVINKAKSLLGIKSPSRVFAAIGADTVRGMEIGMSERQQQLNQVMTDLTKGLEQVSIDFRKNEKKIAQDANTEIEAIEQKAADDIEKIRQTAASKKRALTVDEANAIVQIKEQSEQKVNAIEAKALQDRALLHADSDKERLEAIKQFISEKKVLDQLNLLQEAEVWRKSANLFKDGTKEKIEAQKAYQSTVQAIAEAADDELLMLDAFGENAGKGLLKSLSDTAPAIAQKAAEIAQSIKQALDLGSTSLYSKGFEVELNERLVGGIKHSSLKLQDTMNTVYGSLASSTQKSKANHIAQTQIIQRGANIDLASLVEAITQLAGRPVQTIVAMDGKEVANAVSTHQYSNANLSALTKGVVL from the coding sequence ATGAAAAGCTTTGGTCAGGAAGTGCCTAATTCGTTAGCCAAGCTACTAGAAGGTACAGATGTTTCATTAAAGCAATTTCAGGCATGGGGTCAAGCTGTTGCAAAAGGTGGAGAAGATGGAGCATCAGCAATGGGAGAAGTATCAAGCTGGCTTCAAACCATTGAGGATGATTCTTTAAAAAACAGCTTAGCGATGGAGATATTTGGGACAGAAACAGGTCTGCAAGTTAATGATATGATATCTGTTTTCCAAGGGCTTGCGAATGCACAAGATCAAACAGCAGAAAATATGCAAGGTGTAACGGATACTATCAATGGAGTAAATGCTGATCCGTTGATGCGCATTGCTGATGCTGGCAAGCAAATCAAGGACTCACTTCAGCCTGTTTTTGAAGTGATCGCTGATTTTGTTGGAAAAATAGCGGAGTGGGTAAGTAATAACGCAAGCCTTGTTGCAGCTATCACAGCGATTGCCATGACGATTAGCATTTTAGTTGGTGCATTTGCTACATTGATGCCTGCAATTGCAGGCTTAGTTACAGCATGGCCTGCACTAGCTGCTGCTGTAGGAGCGATATTATCTCCTGTAGGCTTAGTTATTGCAGCCATTGCAGGAATAGGAATTGCTTTAGTAGCCGCATACCAAAATTCTGAAACCTTTAGAGAAAATGTTCAAAATGTGTTTAATCAAATAAAGGAGGTCGCAGTCATTGTTTTTGAAGCAGTGGCTTCTTTTATTGGGGAAAAAATCGCATTAATTAAACAGTTTTGGGATGAAAATGGCACACAAATTATGCAGGCTGTTGAAAATGTTTTTAATACCATTAAGGGTGTTATTGACTTTGTGATGCCTGCTATACAATTTGTCATTGAAACCGTATGGACAGCCATTCAAAATGTGATTAATGGTGCGCTCGATATTATTATGGGCGCTGTGAAAATATTTAGTGGCTTATTTACAGGCGATTTCTCTGCCATGTGGGAAGGAATTAAGCAGCTATTCTCTGGTGCTATTGAGCTAATTATCGGGTGGACAACATTGACATTCTTTGGTGGTATTAAAAAAATCTTCACAGAGCTTGCCCAGGCAGGTATCAGCCTACTCAAAGGAATGTGGGATAATATTGCAAGCTTCTTTTCGACAATGGGAACAACTGTATCGACAACCGTTTCAAATTTTTCTCTATCGATTGTCAATTTCTTTAAAGGGTTAGGAACAAATGTTATTAATACAGTTAAAAACCTCTGGAATAATGTAGTTACATCTTTTAGCAGCTTAAGCACCTCAGTAAAAGAAACGATATCTACAATGGCTAGCTCTGTATGGCAATTTGTAAAAGATCTTTCAACTAATTTCTTCAATACGATATCTACAATGAAAACAAATGTTATCAATAAAATGACTGAAATTAAAGATGGCATGCTTGAGCGTATTACCGTATTACCAGAGAAATTCATTGAAATTGGGAAAAATATTATTGAAGGTTTAATTAGAGGTATCTCCAATATGGCGGTGAATGCGATTGAATCCATTACAGGTGTTGTGGATGGCGTAATCAACAAAGCGAAGTCCCTGTTAGGCATTAAATCTCCATCGCGTGTCTTTGCAGCAATAGGTGCTGACACAGTGCGTGGTATGGAAATTGGGATGAGCGAGAGACAACAGCAGCTGAATCAAGTGATGACAGATTTAACAAAAGGACTTGAGCAGGTATCAATCGACTTCCGTAAAAATGAAAAAAAAATAGCACAGGATGCCAATACAGAAATTGAAGCAATTGAGCAAAAAGCTGCAGATGACATCGAGAAAATTAGACAAACAGCAGCATCTAAAAAACGTGCTCTTACAGTCGATGAAGCAAATGCCATTGTGCAGATAAAAGAGCAGAGTGAGCAAAAGGTAAATGCCATTGAAGCAAAAGCACTGCAAGATAGAGCGCTGTTACATGCGGATAGTGATAAAGAACGTTTAGAGGCAATTAAACAATTTATTAGCGAGAAGAAGGTATTGGATCAGCTAAATCTTCTTCAAGAGGCAGAGGTATGGAGAAAATCGGCTAACCTTTTCAAAGATGGAACAAAGGAAAAAATAGAGGCACAAAAGGCTTATCAAAGTACAGTACAGGCGATTGCTGAAGCAGCCGATGATGAATTGCTTATGCTAGATGCCTTTGGTGAAAATGCAGGTAAAGGATTGCTAAAAAGCCTGAGTGATACTGCGCCAGCTATTGCACAAAAGGCGGCGGAAATTGCCCAATCAATTAAGCAAGCACTTGACCTTGGCTCAACCTCACTTTATTCAAAAGGCTTTGAAGTCGAGTTAAATGAGCGATTGGTAGGAGGCATTAAGCATTCCAGCTTAAAATTGCAAGACACCATGAACACGGTATATGGATCGCTAGCATCATCCACTCAAAAATCAAAGGCTAATCACATTGCACAAACACAAATCATTCAGCGTGGTGCGAATATCGATTTAGCTTCATTAGTAGAAGCAATTACACAATTAGCAGGTCGCCCAGTACAAACGATTGTTGCGATGGATGGCAAAGAGGTAGCAAATGCTGTATCAACGCACCAATATAGTAATGCCAATCTTTCTGCGTTAACGAAAGGAGTGGTGCTATGA